The sequence below is a genomic window from Cicer arietinum cultivar CDC Frontier isolate Library 1 chromosome 6, Cicar.CDCFrontier_v2.0, whole genome shotgun sequence.
TGCCACAGCAACTTTATGTTGAGTTTTGTGAAATGGAGATTGGGAACAATGGTTTTGAGTGTGTTGGAAATGGTGAGTTTATTGTGATTATGATTAAAGGAAGAAGTGATAATAAAGGTTTGGTTTATGATATGTTGAGGAAGAGATGGCAATGGATTCCAACATGTCCTTATGTTGGTTATGATGGCTTTGAATTGCATGCTTTTGCTTATGAACCTAAGTTGGCTACTCCTGTTACTGCTTTACTTGATCAATTGGCTATGCCTCTTCCACACTTTTAGATTTTTATGTTCATGTTCATGTTAATGTTAATGTTAATGTTTATCTATGCATGCATGTTTAATTATTATTCATGCTATGctctgtgtgtgtgtgtgtggtgAGATGTGTCATCATCCTACTTATTACTAATCATCTTCAGTGTGCATGTTGCTTCCTTTCTAGTGCTAATCATAATCACTTTAATAACTTCAATTGCTCtttcttcatttattttttcGTCTTAATGGAATTTATTAAGTAGCTTCCACATTGCTTCATTAATTTTAAGGTGGACTTAAGCGCAAGTCTATTAAAACCACTGttttaaatctctaaaaataaataaatttttacctttttaaaaaaaaagtgtaattaataaaagatatcatttttttttcaaatctaaaaataataaactctAATCTAAAACTAGtaatgtttaataaatattaaattaattatccattaaaaatacttataatatgaaattaattatattaatttaataaatgaatttttattctaaaatatagtttttatataaaaaaataattattgtattaatatattatataatataaattctaAAAAGTCTTCTATATATCTTGGAtctaactttattatttttgtccgAACACATTCTAGAGATGGAAAATTGTACTTAAAATATTAGCACGTGGTACAACCAACGTCTAGTATGATTAGAATCTGCTTCACTTTGTCCCATGTTTTTGGCTtggcacaaaaaaaaaaaattgtgtatagAGATGTATGAAGCAATGCATCATCCAAAAGGCCCAAATTGCTTTTTCACCCAGAAATCCTTAACCAAGCTTACATCATACTCCTACCCCGTCCcatatttttatgaaaactctattttatctttattttttatttgtcaattgCCACCGATAAAGTTTCTTCAATTCTGAACCGATCAATTCTTTTGATGTTTCCACTTGTTCGTGGGATTTGATGTGTTGTTGCTCTGTGCAAATTTGGTTATGGATGACATACGTAAGCCACTTACTTATATGACTCTTCTTTGAAACACTACTCCAACAAATACAGCAACAATAGTTTCTTCATAAAAATCAGTTGCGTCGTTAACATTTTGCATCCTCTATTCAAATATAGGGAGGTACATTAAAAtacttattaaatataataatattaaattttattaaattttttaatttaatcaattttattaaatattataataatataaaattaaaaaaattattaaccaCGAAATTTATAATACCAACCCACACTCTATTTTGATTATGTCATATAAATCGTCGTCAAAATATTTTGTCTAATACCCAATAATTCATGTTCCATTCTACTAAGTTAGCTtatatcaaaatttcaaaaaattaataccattattttcttatatataaaaatctagtttaacttatttaaaaaaatatataaaatataatatttaatattttaatataaaatagacttttaaataaattttcaagtcaaatcagatttttaaaaaatatcagatcggaaaaaaaaatgtatgataGACCATAGACCGGActcaaatctaaaaaattaatcgtatgtCAAACTTAAACTTTTCAAAGTCTGGTTTGACTTGATCTATTCACACTCCTACTTATGAAGTCCAGTATTACATTCATCTCTTCAacactaaaaattatattaaatagttAGACGGGTCAATAATGAGATGAGTTGGTCTGTTTTAAGGATTTAGTAATGTCTACATATTTTAACGACTAATCAATTTTTGTCTAAACACACTTCTAACAACTAGCCAatttctatttaaatatttttttagtgagATGTTCATTTCAATTTAAATCGATTTTGAAGTATAATATCATTcgatcaaaataataaaaataacatatgatTTAGTtagaatcaaaataataaaataacatatgaTTTAGTTAGATTTGAATGACTTTCTCAAACAAatttaacataataatatttgtcattttactAATTCTAATTAAAGTTTACAGTTGACTCtaacatttatatataatatttacaattttttttccaaaaatttcaGCACTTAAACCTTACAACATaaccaaaaaatattattgtgcATCACATTTTTTTCTATGAAGAATCTACCTGACAACTCATTGAGGGCGAAAAGACAAAACAAACTAAATATTTAAATCACTTATTAAATAAATCTTTCTTACGTAAATGAGTTAACTCTTTTTACACCATATTGATTATCTTCAAAAAACACACATTGACACCTAATTAAGTAATTTCTACTTTCTAAAATCATAAAAGTTTGATCGCACGGTGTAGGAGGCCTTTACTGCATGATTATGTATCTTTGACCGCAGAGAATCCGAAAGGTGAAACGAAAGAAACAAACACCAATTAAACTGCTTCTTCCAGTTCCCATATCACAAATCCTTATGATAATGACAACAACATCCACAAGTTTCACATCTTCAAATGTTGTTCTCAACACTCCAAATTCATCACTCAATTTCTTTAACTCGTGTGGTAACGCCGTCTCTCTGGGGTTCCATTTCCCATTTCTTCACCCCAAATTGAGAACCAAACTAAAGTTCAAATCTTTATCCATGTCCAGAACAACCCATTTCAATGTTTCGCAAGATTCACTAACTCCCACTGAACAATCACTCTCTTCCTCAGTTGAACATGATTTACTCATTGTGGGTCCCGGTGTTCTTGGCCGTTTGGTAGCTCAGAAATGGCGACAAGTACtctcttttttttccttccttatttttatatttgtatattgTAAATTGAAATTCACCTCAATCTAAATTTTATCGTGAAGATCGTAAGAGACAAATTTGTTTGAGTGTTGTGACCTATGATGAACTCACATATACGAACGACActagtaataatttgagaaaatgaatgtAATCAAGATGTTGGTGTAGGACACATAATTGATCAGAGGTGTCGTGCTACAGAGTctgagtttttttttgttatgatttatTGGCATTGCATTTATTACTATTGATTAATAAGTGGCTTCTAAACGTGTGCATATGGATGTAGGAAATTCCGGGTTGTGAAGTTTATGGGCAGACAATGACTATTGATCATCACAATGAGTTGATTCAAATGGGTATTAATCCATCTTTAAAGTGGACAGAAGCTACTCACAAATTTCCAAATGTTTTGTATTGTGCTCCACCTTCCCGGACTCCAGACTATGCTGATAACATTAGGTGAAAAATCTCTGgattaatttcattattttgtatttaGTAGTAGTAAAAGGCCAAAAGGGTATAAAAATGCTGATAACATTAGGTGACAAATGTTGTTTGGCTTTATGCAATTTAGTTAAATTAGAATGATATCAACTTGGTGAAGGAAAATTTGCAGTTGAATTGTAGTTACTAGTTAGTTTCCTTCttatgagtttatgtgaatttTGAACAAATCAGGCTAGCTGCATTAAGCTGGAATGGTGAAGGTTCTTTCGTATTTACGTCAAGCACTGCTCCATATGATTGTAATGATAACGGACCGTGTGATGAGGTGAGTCATACATCGAATTTGtcatattattttgattgtttggatttaaaTTGAAGAGGTGATAATATTCCTCTTTACACTGAGACACACACTTCTTTTCCAAATAATAGTATAATTCGAAGACTGTTTTAATTGCTTAACCTGTGCAATTGCATTACTTCTATTCCATTGCGTCTTGTTCACATTTATCAACTTCAATTTAGGATACACCAGTTGTGCCAATTGGGAGAAGCCCTAGGGTCGACATCCTTCTAAAAGCTGAAAATGTGGTGCTGGAGTTTGGCGGCTGTGTTCTAAGATTGGCAGGGCTTTATATATCCTTTACAGGATTCAAATTATTAGAATTGCAAGATTTTTTCTCAAAGTGATCATTGCCTTTATGCTTTTAGTGTCAATGCAATCCTTGACTAATTCCACAAAGTAGATAGAGGGGCACACAATTATTACTTAGAAAAGGGCGTTGTTGAAAGTCGCCCTGATCACATCTTGAATCTTATACATTATGAGGTCAGAATGGTCTTTCATCTCaagttatttcttttatttacttTCCTTATTTTTCCAATAATGTTATATACTGTTGAACTATCAAAGTTTATTCTTCTGAATCTCTTGATAAAGATAGCCTGAGAAAAATGGTGGGAATGTTCacaaatatcaatttaaatatcaGCCACTGATATTTTCATGAAATCGGTTCATGACAACTAGAAAGAGATTATATCCGGTTAAGACTATTagtgatttaaatatattttaacgaACAAACCCAAACAAGGAGAAGGGAATGTACAGGACTGGGAAACTTAGCATGTATAAAACTAACTATGATTCAGAGAGGCAAATTGAAGACTAGCCAAAAGCGctatttttgaaaaagtttgTTTAACGGTGCCGAAAATGTAAATATACAGAATGAAAGCAGCAATAATAGTAGATACAGTCATACAGATTATTTGTACTATTTTTGTCAATGGGGCCTATGTCCATTCCTCACCATCTATTGAGAATTTTAAGAATCAAATAAAGTTCCTTTGATCAACCATAACCTCTACAAATCCACCAATAGTTTATTATGTCTGTATATGATGATGCTGAGGCACATTTTACATTCATTCCTTTCATATTTTTTCCAATATTATGCTTTCTGTATCATATTTCTATTCatttagtaatattaattatgatggGGTTAATATGGTGCTCATTTTGACATGCTTTCACACCAGGATGCCGCCTCCCTCTTAGTTGCAATCTTGAAGAAAAAATTCCATAAACGGATTTTCTTGGGCTGTGATAATCATCCTTTGTCTAGGTTCGGTGATCGCTCTTTAAGTTATCGAATGGCAATTTACTTCTGCAGTATTTCTATTTAAACTTCCGATGTTATATCGAATGTCAATATACCATGTTGTTCTGATCTGATTCTTTGCAAAGGAATCTTACACTGTTCTCATTTTTTGCAGGCAAGAAATGATGGATCTGGTGAATAGAAGTGGTAAATTCAGTAAAAGTTTTGATAAGTTTAGCGGTAAGTTCTATGTTTGTTAGTGAAACATACATCTTTGTGGTTATGGTGTAGCAAGACAGGTAAATACGATAACCACAAAAGAACATATGATTTTAAGAGCATTCTTacattttatcttttctttttcagTAACTGATGGCCCTCTAGGTAAGAGATTAAACAACACAAGAACTCGCCAAGAAGCTGGTTGGGAGCCTAAGTACCCTAGTTTTGCTCATTTTCTCGCAACCATCTGACAGTTTCCTAAGTGTATTGTTGTTGTTGGCTCTGAttaatgtgaaaaaaaaaaacaatatagagGTATATTAGGGAATGGTTGCTGTGGATGGAATGTTCATACACGCCGGAAATCTAAACTATGTATATTTTCCTATTTTTCATATTTGGCATTGTGTACAAGGATGATCAGTTGTTGAATTGTCCTAAAAATGCATCTAAAGTAATtaaatggaatttttaaatatgttttgaaataaataattttaaattaagctTTAGTAATGTAGCATTTGTAAAATTCTTGTATTAGTTGCTGATCAATTGTTCTCTCTTGAAGGCTTGCAATTTTGTTGttctagaaaaatataatacCACTATCTTTCTATTTGAATTCTCCATCAAGAATGTAGTATGATGTACAAACCTTGGCTTTGAACATGAAAGCAAGTCATTTTTTTTTGGGTGCATGATTAAGTTTCTCATATTTTAACCCAGAGGTACTACTAACATTTTTCTATTGATAAGAGTGGCTATAGTCTCCGTCAAATTGGGACTAAAAGAGAATTGTTGGAATTTGGAAAAACAGTTTTTGTGTGGTGTTTAAAATgtaaagtttatttaattactacTTTACTGCGACTGAGTGATACAGTTTGTTCTTTGTAGTATGAGCCCATGCAacataaaatcaacaatttaaacCGGTAGAATCATAAATTGACATCGTCTATAATTTGGTTATTTGAACGGTTCCATGTTAGTTTCACCCCGATTTGAGCACTTTACAacatttgaataataatttagaggTTTTGTCAATTTGATGTTTGATATTCAAAATGTTCATAAAATTTCGAATATCTAATATGTCATTGGAGTCTTGTGTATCGTCCCACAATGGGGTAACATTAATATGAGATGGATAgaatttcttcctttttttgtttGAGAGATTTTATGCTCTTGAGCTCCTCTATAAGGTGCACAGAAATAGGTATTTCGTCCCCTATTctcaatgttttaaaatatacaaaatatcaACAGATACGTCCGTTTGTCAATCCAGATGTGTAAAATACACATCCATATTAGCcgatctaaaatatttttgagaGTTTTTTAGAAGACTGGTTGGAAAAAATAAAGCTTTCTACATAAATTGTTctctatatttatttgatacGGGCAAAAGCATTTTAATGGAAATATTGATGTAAGCATAAATTGAGTAGTGGCTAGCGAGGGGATTCAAcacgtttttttttattttttttatagaatcaTGGGCCTCAAAACTTACTGTCTCAACTAATGATATTCAAACCGTTTAACTATTTTAACATGTTGTAGCTTACACAACATTTGAT
It includes:
- the LOC101506214 gene encoding uncharacterized protein; this translates as MIMTTTSTSFTSSNVVLNTPNSSLNFFNSCGNAVSLGFHFPFLHPKLRTKLKFKSLSMSRTTHFNVSQDSLTPTEQSLSSSVEHDLLIVGPGVLGRLVAQKWRQEIPGCEVYGQTMTIDHHNELIQMGINPSLKWTEATHKFPNVLYCAPPSRTPDYADNIRLAALSWNGEGSFVFTSSTAPYDCNDNGPCDEDTPVVPIGRSPRVDILLKAENVVLEFGGCVLRLAGLYKVDRGAHNYYLEKGVVESRPDHILNLIHYEDAASLLVAILKKKFHKRIFLGCDNHPLSRQEMMDLVNRSGKFSKSFDKFSVTDGPLGKRLNNTRTRQEAGWEPKYPSFAHFLATI